One segment of Candidatus Omnitrophota bacterium DNA contains the following:
- a CDS encoding ATPase, T2SS/T4P/T4SS family — translation MAANKQVHRSVAEYVAESKLITVEQLQQAMEEQVNSGENLSAILIKRGYIDENILVKELSRRLKIPLVDLKTYNFDLEVVNIISEHIARKHNVIALSRLDKVLTVAVNDPTDVLVIDELHAITKYDITPMFAIKKEIEEAISRFYNQQGSPAIPNAEGDMAEAISAAAGFQAEGSFEDVDELKRAADSTSVIRILDSIIKDAVRKNASDIHIEPDEKRLFIRIRIDGVLYETTKLPKDAQPPIISRIKVLADMDIAERRLPQDGRIGMKVQNKDIELRISTFPTIYGENVVMRILDKSTALLGLEKLGFNENNLIMFREAIKRPYGIILVTGPTGSGKTTTLYAALNEINSAQKNILTLEEPVEYKISGIRQTQVNPKAGLTFASGLRHMLRQDPDIMMIGEIRDMETAEMAIRSALTGHLVFSTLHTNDAIGALTRLVDMGVEPFLISSSIVAVMAQRLVRTLCPNCKVAYKPDEALLKRLNLSGESKDYDFFREGKCKECFNIGSKGRTGMFELLVVTEELQKLVVEKASNVQLKETAMRGGLKTLRQDGVNKIIKGVVSVSEAMQVI, via the coding sequence ATGGCGGCGAATAAACAAGTTCATAGATCTGTTGCAGAATATGTAGCAGAAAGCAAATTGATTACGGTTGAACAACTACAACAGGCCATGGAGGAGCAGGTCAATTCCGGGGAAAACCTATCGGCGATTTTGATCAAACGAGGTTATATTGACGAAAACATCTTAGTTAAGGAATTAAGCCGCCGGCTTAAAATTCCCCTTGTGGATTTAAAAACATATAATTTTGACTTAGAGGTAGTGAACATCATCAGTGAACACATAGCCAGAAAGCATAATGTAATTGCTTTATCCAGGCTGGATAAAGTTTTGACAGTAGCCGTCAACGACCCCACGGATGTTCTGGTGATTGATGAGCTTCACGCTATTACAAAATATGATATAACTCCGATGTTCGCAATTAAAAAAGAGATTGAAGAAGCAATATCCCGGTTTTATAATCAGCAGGGATCTCCGGCAATTCCGAACGCAGAAGGGGACATGGCAGAGGCGATATCGGCAGCGGCAGGATTTCAAGCCGAAGGGTCTTTTGAAGACGTTGACGAACTAAAAAGGGCGGCAGACAGCACTTCAGTAATTAGGATCCTGGATTCGATAATAAAAGACGCGGTGAGAAAAAACGCAAGCGATATCCATATCGAGCCGGACGAGAAAAGGCTTTTTATCCGGATAAGAATCGATGGAGTTTTGTATGAAACAACAAAGCTTCCCAAAGATGCGCAACCCCCGATTATTTCCCGAATCAAGGTTTTGGCTGATATGGATATAGCCGAGAGGCGCCTGCCCCAGGACGGCCGGATAGGAATGAAGGTGCAGAATAAAGATATCGAGTTAAGGATTTCTACTTTTCCTACCATTTATGGCGAGAACGTAGTAATGCGTATTTTAGACAAATCGACTGCATTGCTGGGGTTAGAAAAGCTTGGATTCAACGAAAATAATCTGATCATGTTTCGTGAAGCAATAAAGAGACCTTACGGAATAATTTTGGTTACCGGTCCCACCGGCAGTGGTAAAACAACCACTCTTTATGCCGCCTTAAACGAAATTAATTCAGCACAGAAAAATATTTTGACTTTGGAAGAGCCGGTAGAATACAAAATATCCGGAATTCGTCAGACCCAGGTAAATCCCAAAGCAGGCCTGACGTTTGCTTCGGGATTGAGACATATGCTGCGCCAGGACCCTGATATAATGATGATCGGTGAAATCCGGGATATGGAGACCGCTGAAATGGCTATTCGCTCTGCCTTAACAGGGCATTTGGTGTTTAGCACCCTGCATACCAATGATGCGATCGGCGCTCTTACCCGGCTTGTTGATATGGGGGTTGAGCCTTTTTTGATTTCTTCATCGATTGTCGCGGTGATGGCTCAAAGGCTGGTCAGGACGCTTTGTCCCAATTGTAAAGTTGCCTACAAGCCGGATGAGGCGTTATTGAAAAGATTAAATCTTTCCGGAGAATCGAAAGACTACGATTTTTTTCGGGAAGGCAAATGTAAGGAGTGTTTTAATATCGGATCTAAAGGCCGGACTGGAATGTTTGAATTGTTGGTTGTGACCGAGGAGCTGCAGAAGCTGGTGGTAGAAAAGGCCTCTAATGTGCAGCTAAAAGAGACAGCTATGCGCGGGGGCTTGAAAACCTTAAGGCAGGATGGGGTGAATAAAATTATTAAAGGAGTTGTTTCTGTTTCTGAAGCAATGCAGGTAATATAA
- a CDS encoding adenylate/guanylate cyclase domain-containing protein, with the protein MKIIKRKLLGELGLIILAIFLMSLFSRTGLMQVLELKALDWRFQLRKTRPVSDEIMLIGIDDPSIETLGRWPWSRGHHAAMIKALSDRKYRPKTIGFDILFTELSESFPERDQRLVEATEAVGNVIYAYFFEADRQKAILPFPELAEVSQGGFINAPPDRDGVTRFSPLIIEVDGKFYPSLDLRLVMNYLEISPQDMQITRGKYISVEKSLNNAFKIPIDNQFRILINYAADLEGFNGYSALGILKAAGQLKKGEKPCIPLTDYKDKIALVGLTATGTTDLRATPFSPKSPMVSVHTNIINSILKRDFLFPVSRWINHLMFVLLGLSVGFISLRLKPLRSILTVLGVLACYLAVNFYLFTRQGLWLAIADPLAVILFVYLVMIGYRYIVEEREKRWVKKAFGHYLPASVMDEILSDPGKLKLGGEKKELSVLFADIKSFTPYCERHSPEEVVHTLNEYFDRMTEIVFKYNGTLDKFIGDALVVIFGAPSKYSHLDHAKRACLTALDMSKELKVLQEQWQGQGKELLDIGIGINTGEMLVGNMGSSKIMDYTVIGDEVNLASRVQGLTRDYNVKTIITEATYQKVKEIVEVRPLGEAKVKGKDKTVVIYELIRLKPEDRSRKSEK; encoded by the coding sequence ATGAAAATTATTAAAAGAAAACTTTTAGGGGAGCTGGGATTGATTATCCTGGCTATTTTTTTGATGTCCCTTTTTTCCCGGACCGGCCTGATGCAGGTCCTGGAATTAAAGGCGCTTGACTGGCGCTTTCAGCTGCGGAAAACAAGGCCGGTCAGCGATGAAATTATGCTTATCGGGATAGACGACCCGAGCATTGAGACGCTTGGCCGCTGGCCGTGGTCAAGGGGGCATCATGCTGCCATGATTAAGGCGCTCTCTGACCGGAAGTACCGGCCGAAGACAATCGGTTTTGATATCTTGTTTACCGAATTAAGCGAGTCCTTCCCGGAACGCGATCAAAGGCTGGTTGAGGCGACAGAAGCTGTTGGAAATGTGATCTACGCCTATTTTTTTGAAGCTGACAGGCAAAAAGCCATTCTTCCGTTTCCAGAGCTGGCCGAAGTTTCTCAGGGCGGATTTATAAATGCGCCTCCGGACAGAGACGGTGTTACCAGGTTTTCCCCTTTGATTATTGAAGTTGATGGTAAATTTTACCCTTCCTTAGACCTCCGGCTGGTTATGAACTATCTGGAGATTAGCCCGCAGGATATGCAGATAACCCGCGGTAAATATATCAGCGTAGAAAAAAGCCTTAACAACGCATTCAAAATTCCTATCGACAACCAGTTCAGGATACTGATAAATTATGCCGCAGATTTAGAAGGGTTTAACGGTTATTCGGCGCTGGGGATCTTAAAGGCCGCCGGCCAGCTGAAAAAAGGAGAAAAGCCCTGTATCCCTCTCACTGATTACAAAGATAAAATTGCTTTAGTGGGATTGACTGCTACCGGAACCACGGATTTAAGGGCAACCCCGTTTTCTCCCAAAAGCCCGATGGTCAGCGTCCACACCAATATTATCAATAGTATTTTAAAAAGGGACTTTCTTTTTCCGGTCAGCAGGTGGATAAATCATCTGATGTTTGTTTTGCTGGGTTTAAGCGTCGGGTTTATCAGCCTGCGGCTTAAACCATTAAGAAGCATCCTGACGGTCTTAGGGGTTTTGGCTTGTTATTTAGCCGTTAATTTTTACCTCTTTACCCGGCAGGGACTATGGCTGGCAATAGCTGATCCTTTGGCAGTAATTTTATTCGTTTATTTAGTTATGATCGGTTACCGCTATATCGTAGAGGAAAGGGAAAAGCGCTGGGTTAAAAAGGCCTTTGGCCATTATCTGCCGGCCAGCGTTATGGACGAAATCTTAAGTGACCCCGGCAAATTAAAATTAGGCGGAGAGAAAAAAGAACTAAGCGTGTTGTTCGCTGATATAAAAAGCTTTACCCCTTACTGTGAGCGGCATTCGCCGGAAGAGGTGGTGCATACGCTTAATGAATATTTTGACCGGATGACCGAGATCGTATTTAAATATAACGGGACTCTGGATAAATTTATCGGTGATGCATTGGTGGTGATATTTGGAGCGCCCTCAAAATATTCTCACCTTGACCATGCTAAAAGGGCGTGTCTTACTGCCCTGGATATGTCAAAGGAGCTTAAGGTATTGCAGGAGCAGTGGCAAGGGCAGGGAAAAGAATTATTAGATATCGGAATAGGGATAAATACCGGCGAAATGCTGGTCGGTAATATGGGCTCGAGTAAAATAATGGATTACACGGTCATTGGAGATGAGGTGAATTTGGCCTCCCGGGTGCAGGGCTTGACCCGGGATTATAATGTTAAAACTATTATTACTGAGGCTACTTACCAAAAGGTAAAGGAGATAGTAGAAGTAAGGCCCCTGGGGGAGGCTAAGGTCAAAGGAAAAGACAAGACCGTGGTTATTTATGAGTTGATAAGGTTGAAGCCGGAAGACAGGAGCCGGAAGTCAGAAAAATAA
- a CDS encoding GAF domain-containing SpoIIE family protein phosphatase — MEKSGKTNIKIIQKRVKGLSSFIEISRIINSTLDLGELLGIVMKIAKQVIRAEASSLMLIDEQAGELVYEVALGSKGKEVKKKFRLKIGQGIAGWVAKYQRPLLVKDVTKDRRFFGKPDQTTGFKTKSILCVPMKVRGKIIGVLQAINPLDREMFDQEDIDLFTAFASQAAIAIANARMHKDILEKQKVEQELAIASQIQQNFLSGTYPKVDGISLYARSIPAREIGGDFYDFIKLDRNCLGIVIGDVSGKGVPAALYMVKTMTELRNQASQFRQPDKLLHSVNNILVKKTMRGMFVTLIYMVLDAKKKTISFSNAGHLSPVFLDIPSRKISLLEKARSLPLGILPDVEYTKTEIDIKGNKLLLAYTDGIIEARNKKSVEFSLQRLKKMIKKKEAGSLPVKATVNFLIDEVLDFSREVVQHDDLTALAIRIVESRKKNKKIENE, encoded by the coding sequence ATGGAAAAGTCCGGAAAAACCAATATCAAAATTATCCAAAAAAGGGTTAAAGGCCTTTCAAGTTTTATAGAAATCAGCAGGATTATAAATTCAACCCTGGATCTGGGAGAACTGTTGGGCATAGTTATGAAGATTGCTAAACAGGTTATCAGGGCAGAGGCAAGCTCGTTGATGTTGATTGACGAACAGGCCGGGGAATTGGTTTATGAAGTTGCCCTGGGCAGTAAGGGGAAAGAGGTCAAGAAGAAATTCAGGTTAAAAATAGGACAGGGAATAGCCGGCTGGGTGGCAAAATATCAAAGGCCTCTTTTGGTCAAGGACGTAACCAAAGACCGCCGTTTTTTTGGTAAGCCCGATCAAACTACCGGCTTTAAGACTAAGTCAATTCTCTGCGTTCCGATGAAGGTCAGGGGTAAGATCATCGGAGTATTACAGGCCATTAACCCCCTTGACAGGGAGATGTTCGATCAAGAGGATATTGACCTGTTTACTGCTTTTGCCAGCCAGGCCGCTATTGCTATAGCCAATGCCCGGATGCACAAGGATATATTAGAAAAGCAAAAGGTAGAACAGGAACTGGCTATTGCCAGCCAGATCCAGCAGAACTTTCTTTCCGGTACTTACCCGAAAGTGGATGGAATCAGCCTATATGCCCGGAGTATTCCTGCCCGGGAAATAGGGGGAGATTTTTACGACTTCATAAAGTTAGATAGAAACTGCCTGGGGATAGTGATCGGGGATGTTTCGGGAAAAGGTGTTCCGGCGGCGCTGTATATGGTTAAGACAATGACCGAGCTTAGAAATCAAGCCAGTCAGTTTCGCCAGCCGGACAAACTGCTTCATAGCGTTAATAATATCCTGGTTAAGAAAACCATGCGGGGGATGTTTGTTACCCTGATTTATATGGTATTAGATGCCAAGAAAAAGACGATCAGTTTTTCCAACGCCGGGCATCTTTCCCCGGTATTTTTAGACATTCCTTCCAGGAAAATCAGCTTGTTGGAAAAAGCCAGAAGCCTTCCCCTGGGAATACTTCCCGATGTTGAGTATACTAAAACCGAAATAGATATTAAAGGGAATAAGCTTTTGCTTGCTTATACCGACGGAATAATTGAAGCCAGGAATAAAAAGTCTGTTGAATTCAGCCTTCAGAGGTTAAAAAAGATGATCAAGAAAAAGGAAGCAGGGAGCCTGCCGGTAAAGGCCACGGTCAATTTCCTGATCGATGAAGTGCTTGATTTCTCCAGGGAGGTTGTGCAGCATGACGATTTGACTGCTTTGGCGATAAGAATAGTAGAGAGTAGAAAGAAAAACAAAAAAATTGAAAATGAATAA
- a CDS encoding ATP-binding protein — protein MNKKFVPNEIKLTVASDPKWMALVRSVVSKIAARMNFKRGQIKKMVLAVDEACTNVVRYAYLGNNQKEIIVCFRIFDDRLEILIKDFGRKSDPETFKSRDLKDIKPGGLGIHFINKVMDEVKYDTSLPAGTELCLVKYKKRRMEKSYGSKD, from the coding sequence ATGAATAAGAAGTTTGTGCCCAATGAGATTAAATTAACAGTGGCCAGCGATCCTAAATGGATGGCGCTGGTACGCAGCGTTGTATCTAAAATAGCGGCCAGGATGAATTTTAAAAGAGGCCAGATCAAAAAAATGGTTTTAGCTGTTGACGAGGCTTGCACAAATGTTGTAAGATATGCCTATCTTGGAAATAATCAGAAGGAGATTATTGTATGTTTCAGGATCTTTGACGACCGCCTTGAAATATTGATTAAAGATTTTGGCCGGAAAAGCGACCCGGAGACTTTTAAATCCAGAGATTTAAAAGACATAAAACCGGGAGGACTGGGAATCCATTTTATCAACAAGGTAATGGATGAAGTTAAATATGATACCTCACTGCCGGCGGGAACAGAGCTTTGTCTTGTGAAATATAAAAAGAGAAGAATGGAGAAGAGCTATGGAAGTAAAGATTAG
- a CDS encoding STAS domain-containing protein: MEVKIRQKGNVKIVDIKGELDLYSSPSIRKEFDGLIKKKEKSILINLEGLTYIDSSGLATFIEALQKVSKYKGNLKLAGLRKSIKNVFEVARLDNVFSIFDNEAGAAKSF; encoded by the coding sequence ATGGAAGTAAAGATTAGGCAAAAGGGTAATGTAAAAATAGTGGATATAAAAGGAGAACTGGATTTATATAGTTCACCCTCGATCAGGAAAGAGTTTGACGGATTGATTAAAAAGAAGGAAAAATCTATTCTGATTAATTTAGAAGGCCTTACCTATATTGACAGCTCGGGGTTAGCTACTTTTATCGAAGCTTTACAGAAGGTCTCTAAGTACAAAGGAAATTTAAAGCTGGCGGGCCTGCGTAAGTCTATCAAAAACGTGTTTGAGGTTGCCCGGCTGGACAATGTATTTTCTATATTTGACAATGAAGCCGGCGCGGCAAAAAGTTTTTAG
- a CDS encoding ABC transporter permease, protein MKALFGYIGRQAINFLNHVSSIYRLFQKAAYWIFAAPLKKKPFKSNHVFVQMVEIGVGSIPIVFLVSLFMGMVLAMQTAYQLQKMGALMYVGSLVAVSMTREIGPLLTAIVVAGRSGSAMAAELGTMKVSEEIDALETIGINPVRFLIVPRVLAILVMLPCLTIFADWMGMVGGYIIGVGNLGISSGLYISKTIDALVLKDIFTGLIKSLAFAGIIGVIGCYQGFIVKGGAEGVGRSTTTAVVLSTILIILADCVFTAIFYFVFP, encoded by the coding sequence ATGAAAGCACTGTTTGGTTATATCGGCCGCCAGGCCATTAACTTTTTAAATCACGTTTCCAGTATTTATCGTTTATTTCAAAAAGCGGCTTACTGGATTTTTGCCGCTCCGCTAAAGAAAAAGCCTTTCAAATCAAACCATGTGTTTGTCCAGATGGTAGAGATCGGCGTGGGCTCGATTCCTATCGTATTTCTGGTTTCTTTGTTTATGGGGATGGTCCTGGCGATGCAGACCGCGTATCAACTTCAGAAGATGGGGGCGCTAATGTACGTAGGAAGCCTGGTAGCTGTATCTATGACCAGGGAAATAGGGCCGCTGCTTACTGCTATAGTAGTAGCCGGCAGGTCTGGTTCGGCTATGGCAGCAGAACTGGGAACAATGAAGGTTTCTGAAGAAATAGACGCTCTGGAGACCATTGGAATAAACCCGGTCAGGTTTTTAATCGTCCCCCGGGTTCTGGCAATACTTGTTATGCTGCCCTGCCTGACTATTTTTGCTGACTGGATGGGGATGGTCGGCGGCTATATCATCGGAGTGGGAAACTTAGGGATTTCATCCGGTCTTTATATTTCAAAGACTATTGATGCCCTGGTGTTAAAAGATATATTCACCGGGTTGATCAAGAGTTTGGCATTTGCCGGGATTATCGGTGTGATCGGCTGTTATCAGGGTTTTATTGTTAAAGGCGGAGCAGAAGGGGTGGGTAGATCTACCACTACCGCAGTGGTGCTCTCCACCATACTGATTATCCTTGCTGACTGCGTATTTACCGCAATATTTTACTTTGTATTCCCCTAA
- a CDS encoding ABC transporter ATP-binding protein yields MAVIEIRNLVKDFGARRIIDNVSLQIEKGETMVIMGGSGCGKSTLLRMMIGALKPDSGKIFIKEKDVTCLNEDEMDEARKHFGMLFQGAALFNSMTVGENVALPLREHTKLNDTIIGIMVKMKLELVGLTGFEDLKPAEISGGMKKRVGLARAIAMDPEIVFYDEPGAGLDPVMASVIDKLIMDLSRKLGITSVVVTHEMGSAFRIADRMAMLHQGRIIEIGTPQEIKDSKNGIIQQFITGSPDGPIPLRRSSKDYLKDLMGG; encoded by the coding sequence ATGGCGGTTATAGAAATTCGTAATTTAGTGAAAGACTTTGGAGCAAGAAGAATTATTGATAATGTTAGTCTTCAGATAGAAAAAGGCGAGACCATGGTTATTATGGGCGGATCGGGCTGCGGAAAAAGCACGTTGCTGCGGATGATGATCGGGGCGCTGAAGCCGGACTCCGGAAAAATTTTTATTAAAGAAAAAGATGTCACCTGCTTAAATGAGGATGAAATGGATGAAGCTCGTAAACACTTTGGAATGTTGTTTCAAGGCGCGGCGCTTTTTAATTCTATGACTGTAGGCGAGAATGTTGCCTTGCCTTTGCGCGAGCATACTAAATTAAACGATACGATTATCGGTATTATGGTAAAGATGAAACTCGAGCTGGTGGGATTGACCGGGTTTGAAGATTTGAAGCCGGCTGAGATCAGCGGAGGAATGAAAAAAAGGGTAGGGCTTGCCCGGGCTATTGCCATGGATCCGGAGATAGTATTCTATGACGAACCCGGAGCAGGCCTTGATCCGGTTATGGCCAGTGTTATTGATAAATTGATTATGGATTTGAGCAGGAAATTAGGCATTACCTCAGTGGTGGTTACTCATGAGATGGGAAGCGCTTTTCGGATAGCTGACCGGATGGCAATGCTTCATCAAGGCAGGATAATAGAGATCGGCACTCCGCAGGAAATAAAAGATTCAAAAAACGGAATAATTCAACAATTCATTACCGGCTCTCCTGACGGCCCGATTCCCCTAAGGAGATCGAGTAAAGATTATCTT